The genomic window TACATGTTCATAATGCCTGTACGGATCAGGCTAAGGGGAACACAATGTTCCATATTTTTAGGTCTttcaaacactgattttcaacTCTTGAAATCAAGATCAGCTGAACAGCGTGGCGGTGAAGCATGAAGTCTGAAGTCAAGGTGTGTTTTACGGTACCCTGtccctagactcgcttgccagtcctatacgcCATACCTGTCCTATATGTAAAGGACTCAGTGTGGCTCACGCATGCAATACGTAGTATTGCAGCGAGGTAAAGCGAGTCTCTCGCGCAACTATAAAGTAATGGTCGTcttttactctgttcaaaacgtgacatgtacattgtacaccaaatacagcccccgaaattGAATATAAATTTATTGCCGAGAATTCACCTTGTGTTATCTCTTCATTGGGAAGTTGAGCAgtatagaagaagaagaagaaatggtctacttttagcacaCCTCAACTCTGAAAAGTTTAGTCATTGTTAAAAATGACCCTTTGCCTACCTTTGGACAAATTTGTAGCAGTCTCCGTGTGGAAGAATGCCTGGTacttccccggtacaaacatagaaatagcCACATTGCTTCAGTCCCGTTTTAGGATATTTCTTCCGTACTCTAATGGTTCCGACTGGGTTCCAACGTGGGCGTCACAATGATAATCTCTACACAACCATATTGTGTCGGTCTGACGCTCATTGATCCTAACAAAcctgtgatagccacatacagtctgagactaattttatacacatgcgatgacgtatcagccaatcatAAGCCTTGTTCATGTCCGTTTAGGTGCACTGCTCATGTGTCATGCCGATCAGCGGCAAGCgacatgaaagtatgaaaccagcattagagccTAGCCGCCATTTTGCCCATGTGCGTTCTGCTCGTGAGAAAAATGACCTTTTGTTGAtgtttatcaaacaaaattttcaataacgggtcatactaggatttcaattttttattttaagaagttATGTCCCATGTTGCTTTGAGGAATAACATGAGGAGACATTTATTGCGATTTCATTCataattccctgcccagaaatccgaagtagtAGCCACCAAGCCCGCTGTTTTTGCATGAATTCTccagaaatacatcgacttggagcgtcaaatttcaggatagttcagtaatgagaaaaatataatctattatGTGATTGTGagtgtgataccaaaacctcatcaacaatgaaaaaaatgggggggatgatgctgtttcGGACCTTAatgcatttttctatttttattaaaataacaggAATTGGTGAAGTGGTTTTAGCAATGAAACACCATGGCTTCTgaagcaaaaaaaacaaacaggGTACCGGTAATTCAAAAGGACAGATCCAAAGAAATCGTAAGTTGGTGCTAAAGAAGCAATTGGGACATTTTGCAAACTGTTGCAACAGAATGGTTCAATTCAGCTCTCTCCAGAAGTTTTGCGACAGGCAAAATTTGACAGACAAGAAGCAGtaagttttcacaatatttaataatttatgacATTTAATGATCATCTAACCCAAACCTGCAAATAGCCATTTGTTCACATGTTCTCaatcatttaaaagggcattttgtgatccacagcctcatcccccacttttctccactggctacctctggctacataatgtttatgtaccaaatatttcttgcagattaatttgtttagcaaaaatgtcgccaaatttaaatttcgttctggtataccagaacgaaattacaacagtggcctatggagcagcgtaatacacataatcatgcataactcccaaacgcaaaatcagaatcaactgaaattttgggaataagctttttttgtggatatcttctgaaaaatgtcataaaaagaggatgctaggaggatcacgaaatcctcctttaagtagatAAACAAAGTAAAGAAAGTTATAATTCAGTTCATGTATCACATATCTCATCCAAAATGTATGCCACAGGCTGACTATATACatactgtgtctcatctcaagttgagagtaattataacaccatgttggatttcacaacGGCAGATTCAAGTTGCACGCGATAACCAAATCCTGCGACACACACATAGAAGGGTGATTTGTCTGCTAGCAACCTAACCGAATCCATTTTGccattgcaaaatccaacatggcattattcTCAACTTGAAATGAGACTATACAGTTTGGGTCtcatgtcagcaattttcaattacATGTAGAAGTGTTTTATGGTACATTTTGATGTAAACCCCTTCAAAATTCGACATCTGGTTAGTGGTTACAGAGTTGTGAGCAATTTATCAagagctgaaaacaatataaaaccaaAGAATTTGAACACTCTATTTGccgatatctcaaaaacaatattagcgacatccaactcattccccttgatcatgtcacatatttgcctCAATCCACCAGGTCCTACCAATGTGGGAGTTTCTGTatcaactgtcaacatttgcTCAGCAACAGCACTTTCCCAAGCAAGACACTTCTTCCTTTTCAACCAATCTTGAACAGACTTTAGAGCACATTAAACAAATCATGTGGTATTATGGCTACAGAAGCTCTGATTTCTTCAGCCTGCCTTCGGATCTTAGCTACGGTAGTCAGGACCTCCTACTTGCTTGTGGTTGGTTGATAGCCAAAACTCACCTCATCTCCAAGCTGATGGAATCTAGTCAGACACCATTTCTTGGAGGTGATACATCTTTTTTGCATGAACAGAAGTCACAGGTTGATGTTTCAAGGACCTTGAAGCAAGGATGCCAAACTTTGTCTCCATCAGGGAAGGTGAAATATCTGGCATGGAAGGCTGGACAATGTAAGATGGCATGGAGGGGGCTTTATATGAAACAACAAGAGCTGTGTACTCTAACTCACCAGGTAGGGTTGCATGAACCTAGAATTTGCTAAAAATGCTTACATGTACCTGTTTGATAAGTTTGTCATCATGTTATAAATGTTGCAATAGTTAACCCCCATATGCTAATTTTTTTCAGGGAGTTTAAGCAAATTGGGATATGACATGCATGTACTGGGGGTGCTAGAGTGGAGCAAAAACAACAGCGTGAATCGCTGGTAAAATTGAACTGAAAAGTCGGCACGCATACTGGGCAATGAAATTTACTGTCAGGGGCTTAATTGATTTTATGTGTATGACACTTGTGTGGTGTCTTATGTAGAAGGAAATGCAAACAAGTTTGTACagctcccccccccacacaccccccccacacacaccgtAGCCATGTACCCCATCCAATTGTGGACACACACATGTGAATTTTGTACACCTGTAGACTTAAGTTATCCAAGTGCAGACCTAACCCTACATCATGCAGTCCTTACTTGCAGGTATTTACAATGACACACTCCCACATTCATGCACACCCACCTGCTCCCCCCCCCCGGGCCCCTAACCCttcacacacatacatgtacatacaccaCACTGCACAACATGTACATACATATTACATACATAAAATGCATTATCATTACGGGTGCATTTTATGCAACTTATCTTAAATACATTTGTAAACAAGCCTTGTTTTAACAACAAACTCGATTATATAATAAGTTATTGCAATATTAATCTTTTGAgttgttttttttgcttttaaCAACTTCAGATTCATCTGGCAACACAGGGTGTATCTATTTCTTCCGATCTACAGCATCTTTCCGTCCTGGAAACATTCCTTCTCAGGCATCCTCACCATATGCAAAAGGTAAGAGAAGTAGTGAGCTTTTCACAGGTATTTTCCTCAACCAGATTCCTTGATGTACATGTAACAAGTTAAATTATAGAACAGACACTGTAATCTAATTTTCATGTTGtgttacacatttttgcttctgctacAATGTATGATTCAGACTATTGGAGTTTTTATGTCAAAGAATGTTTAGTTGCTGTACTCATGTGATAAAGTCAGACCATGCACCCATCTGTGCATGCtgatggaaaaaatgaaaatgtttcaCATTATTCCATCCATTATAACAGTCATCCTAGGCCTACAGCAGCCAGGTAGTTATTTGGAATTCTATTAcacccacgacccattattcaaaatcgcgcactgtgatttgttgaaacgcgtcacgtgaaagaccattaattagcaataaagtggccagggcaacgaactttatgttctactcgcatcacagcgcacagcaaagcgcgatgcagtatattagcgttgtTACGCactctacgcaaagcattacgcttggttacgcgttccgCAATATTCGctgtcacttacgctttggctacgcgtaggcgctccaccttgaaatatttgtgcaaaaaaatgtgatattttctctttaaattgcactattttgtggtaatagaatagaaataaaggctgcaacattatcctttacacgaaaataatgtgtccaaggcagtaaaaatgtaaataatgggtgaggcgcagccgaacccatcatttaaacatttttactgccctttatttcttaattatatgtGCATCATCAATTGATGAACACATGCCAACTATTGATTAGCAATCTCAATATACCAGTAACCACAATGTATTTAATTTGAAATTTCTTCTTGTCATTTATGTTAGTATCAGGACTTATTACATGCAGAGATCCTCAGACTTCAAACTTGTGTCAAGTGGAGAGAACAAGAACATGTCTTCTGGCAATGGATGGTAAGAAGTGTGTCATTTCTAGCAATAAATCGATACTTTCTATAACTTAAAATGGCAATATTATaaggtttttgttactgcacacatCAATAAGGTCCCAACTTCGCTCGCAGCggctcacataaattcacatacACGCATGTCAGTCATGCAtaatgaaaaagtgaaacatgCGTAATTGCTGTGCCAGCTGAGTGCACACCATTCAATCTGCGATGTTAGGAGTCTTACCCGTATAGTAAAAGATGTTGCCATGCATATATTGCTATAAGGTAATGAACCAGTATCTTTGCTAGAATTTGAGGTTTGTTCTTTATTTGAATAATAGTACTCATCCTAAATGAACTGTAGTTGAGTACATGTAAGTTTCAAATTAATAACTGTGAGTTTAACACAAACAAAATTAATGTGAATCTCATTTATtatctgttaagggggtactacacccctgcccaattttgtgcctatttttgcatttttctcaaaaataatagcgcattggggacaagtaagatatgtatattataggggcaaggactacaactactgcactggagattttatttcagcacagacaacagttgtggagttacagtcaaaaatgagggaaaaccaatatttgatcaataaataaataactagttgctttgagttgctgaattttcagtacagtagttgtagttcttgcccctatactatacatatcttacttgtcaccaatgtgctataattttttgagaaaaatgcaaaaataggcaaaaaattggccaggggtgtagtacccccttaaaggcatTATCTTGCTGATCCCAAAAGCAAATTGCCCATCTAAAATGACAGGTTGACAGGATGCTAGCTATAGTCTGTAAGTGGAGAAATGTCACAAATCACAAAGATAGAAGTGCACATGCATGTGGATAAATTTGATGTGTTTACTGCATGCTTTAATATGTATTTAGTCTGGTGTACCATTTGTTGTTTGCACACCTTTTACTTcccttgtaatttttttttataaatatgcatCATTCACTAAACTCTCCATACATGCAGGAAAGTGTCCTTGATAGCAAACTCTCTAAGAATGAATCTGAAGATACTCAAGCAGGAGACACGTACCCACTGGACAATTTTGCACCTACCCAAGTGAGTTATGTAGCTATGCACACTAGTAGAGAACTCAAACAGCTGTGCAAGGAACTGGGAGATCTCATCATGCAAATCCAGGGCTGTTTGCAACATGTACCGGAGGAACAGTATCAACTGGTAGGTTGCAGAACTTAGCATAATGTAATACAATTGAATGGTTGTATGAATCAGGTGGTGTGCAGCACAAATTTACTAAATTCAGGAATTTGCCTTCGTCTGCCGTGTAATTgtgtgggattattttgaaattttaaaacgcttaaaatatcacaaacaagtaggcctacatgtatgttaataaataatattaatataagcttaagggatctaaaatgagcgtttattgcgtttcgacagtattttttgtgggacattagagcacctcagacctatcgaattgcattctgaatacgaagcatgtctttctgatattaaataattttcatttttgaaaatcacaatataatacaaattttatgacaaattataaaaatttgatatttttcaaattttgatatataacagccctcgaagtaaattatataaatctaatgatatattcttaaagtgtatgtagcagggaggaaaagccgacggtcaattgaaaattttgacctttcatattgaagatatagatttttatcccaaaaagacctaatttttttttgtgtttt from Amphiura filiformis chromosome 5, Afil_fr2py, whole genome shotgun sequence includes these protein-coding regions:
- the LOC140153110 gene encoding uncharacterized protein produces the protein MWEFLYQLSTFAQQQHFPKQDTSSFSTNLEQTLEHIKQIMWYYGYRSSDFFSLPSDLSYGSQDLLLACGWLIAKTHLISKLMESSQTPFLGGDTSFLHEQKSQVDVSRTLKQGCQTLSPSGKVKYLAWKAGQCKMAWRGLYMKQQELCTLTHQIHLATQGVSISSDLQHLSVLETFLLRHPHHMQKYQDLLHAEILRLQTCVKWREQEHVFWQWMESVLDSKLSKNESEDTQAGDTYPLDNFAPTQVSYVAMHTSRELKQLCKELGDLIMQIQGCLQHVPEEQYQLISEDIELMKQDIASDVEKKISSLKYQTDLLPSQRQPIRLQYIPSTDKGARNSRLNKPVDESQSVRNEIDRLELIVRDLELQHREMQEKMRVEMDEIGHKLNGVICIPPMGKTK